In the genome of Myxococcus stipitatus, one region contains:
- a CDS encoding styrene monooxygenase/indole monooxygenase family protein has translation MASIGIVGAGTAGLHLGLKLLAQGIPVTLYTEQEPDAVRTGRLLNTVTHHAPTRAREREVWVDFWGVPELAMKRLAIHVQAPQPFSVHGQLSEPSLCVDYRVYQPRLAEAFAERGGRLEVLPVDAVMLEKLASRHTLMVVATGRHGLTGLFPRIPELSPHTKPPRVLFAALLKGLRMPQPTSMHTNLIPGQGEVFESQIITRHGRVPSTLIEAIPGTELAALISRKRDDDPAAFDASLLEVMRRFAPATYERIDPTEFGVRGPLDFLQGGFTPAVRRAWAPLGEGRFVMAVGDTHVTNDPVAGQGANGASASAFTLAHAITDALLAERPFDEAFCRDTDARMWAAVAPTTHWSNALLEPPPPHLIDLLVAASRDTLVADAFVSDMMVPERILPVCASPEATAAYVAQARTPRADVLAARGALGWDTGTRIRPLAG, from the coding sequence ATGGCGAGCATTGGAATCGTTGGAGCCGGCACCGCGGGTCTGCACCTGGGTCTGAAGCTTCTCGCCCAGGGGATTCCGGTGACCCTCTACACAGAGCAGGAGCCGGACGCGGTTCGCACCGGGCGACTCCTGAACACCGTGACGCACCATGCGCCCACGCGAGCACGTGAGCGGGAGGTGTGGGTGGACTTCTGGGGGGTGCCGGAGCTGGCGATGAAGCGGCTTGCCATCCACGTGCAGGCCCCGCAGCCGTTCTCCGTGCACGGCCAGCTGAGCGAGCCGAGCCTGTGCGTGGACTATCGCGTCTACCAGCCTCGGCTCGCGGAGGCCTTCGCGGAGCGCGGGGGGCGGCTGGAGGTCCTGCCGGTGGACGCCGTCATGCTGGAGAAGCTGGCCAGCCGCCACACGCTGATGGTCGTCGCCACCGGACGCCATGGACTCACCGGGTTGTTCCCGCGCATCCCGGAGCTGTCGCCGCACACGAAGCCGCCGCGGGTGCTGTTCGCCGCGCTGCTCAAGGGCCTGCGCATGCCGCAGCCGACCAGCATGCACACGAACCTGATTCCGGGTCAGGGCGAGGTCTTCGAGTCGCAGATCATCACCCGCCACGGCCGCGTCCCCAGCACGCTCATCGAGGCGATTCCCGGCACGGAGCTCGCGGCGCTCATCTCGCGCAAGCGCGACGACGACCCGGCCGCGTTCGACGCGTCGCTGCTGGAGGTCATGCGCCGCTTCGCGCCCGCGACGTACGAGCGCATCGACCCGACGGAGTTCGGCGTGCGCGGTCCGCTCGACTTCCTCCAGGGAGGCTTCACCCCCGCCGTGCGCCGCGCGTGGGCCCCGCTGGGCGAGGGCCGCTTCGTGATGGCGGTGGGCGACACACACGTGACGAACGACCCCGTCGCGGGACAGGGCGCCAACGGCGCCTCCGCGTCCGCCTTCACCTTGGCCCACGCCATCACGGACGCGCTCCTGGCGGAGCGTCCCTTCGACGAGGCCTTCTGCCGCGACACCGACGCCCGCATGTGGGCCGCCGTCGCGCCGACGACGCACTGGAGCAACGCGCTGCTCGAGCCGCCTCCTCCGCACCTCATCGACCTGCTGGTCGCCGCGAGCCGCGACACGCTCGTGGCGGATGCCTTCGTCAGCGACATGATGGTTCCCGAGCGCATCCTCCCCGTCTGCGCCTCCCCCGAAGCCACCGCCGCCTACGTCGCCCAGGCCCGGACGCCCCGCGCGGACGTGCTGGCCGCCCGCGGCGCGCTCGGCTGGGACACGGGCACGCGCATCCGTCCACTCGCGGGCTGA
- a CDS encoding SH3 domain-containing protein translates to MTPALLLSLLLSQSEAPSLHYTAFLEEEAGPRTLESYDFTKWEPAEKKVNLFVGVDEANLRQTPSADAPVVTTLPLGAAVRVVSRGKDRLKVGEYVNHWYSVEYTKDKETFKGWLFGNTLTPFRFEADFDGDGEKEVATVVMSNDFKIRIRFLEPKAKPSRRVTSVDVMPAGQSYLNVDGGPVVAKLIPAKVAGVTLLQVDSKPEACSDYKTSYVTYLVPENKPGVLGKAENALDVSGLSDPPNVSSYEVTFQAGAKELTVVHSRTEDDGSGKERKSKERQRFVLRGGVYAELTAEPPATAETQP, encoded by the coding sequence ATGACACCCGCCTTGTTGTTGTCGCTGCTCCTGTCCCAATCAGAAGCACCTTCGCTGCACTACACCGCCTTCCTGGAGGAGGAGGCCGGGCCGCGCACGTTGGAGAGCTATGACTTCACGAAGTGGGAGCCCGCCGAGAAGAAGGTGAACCTCTTCGTCGGCGTGGACGAAGCGAACCTGCGGCAGACGCCCTCCGCGGATGCGCCGGTGGTCACCACGCTGCCCCTGGGCGCGGCGGTGCGCGTCGTCTCCCGAGGCAAGGACCGCCTGAAGGTGGGGGAGTACGTCAACCACTGGTACTCGGTGGAGTACACGAAGGACAAAGAGACCTTCAAAGGCTGGCTCTTCGGCAACACGCTCACGCCGTTCCGCTTCGAGGCGGACTTCGACGGTGACGGTGAGAAGGAGGTCGCCACCGTGGTGATGAGCAACGACTTCAAGATTCGCATCCGCTTCCTGGAGCCGAAGGCGAAGCCCTCGCGGCGGGTCACCAGCGTGGACGTCATGCCCGCGGGGCAGAGCTATCTCAATGTCGACGGCGGGCCGGTGGTGGCGAAGCTCATCCCCGCGAAGGTGGCGGGTGTCACCCTGTTGCAGGTGGACTCCAAGCCCGAGGCCTGCAGCGACTACAAGACCAGCTACGTGACCTACCTGGTGCCCGAGAACAAGCCGGGCGTGCTGGGCAAGGCGGAGAACGCGCTCGACGTGTCGGGCTTGTCGGACCCGCCCAACGTCTCCTCGTACGAGGTCACCTTCCAGGCGGGCGCGAAGGAGCTCACGGTGGTGCACAGCCGGACCGAGGATGACGGCTCCGGCAAGGAGCGGAAGTCGAAGGAGCGCCAGCGCTTCGTCCTCCGCGGCGGAGTCTACGCGGAGCTCACGGCCGAGCCGCCCGCCACGGCCGAGACGCAGCCGTAG
- a CDS encoding prolyl oligopeptidase family serine peptidase: protein MKLTTALAAATLLLPLASPAAGKGPSKPPVTAKKEVVDTYHDTQVQDPYQWLEASDDASVKQWNDAQNAHTRAILDKLPGREPLRQRITQLLTWKSPGYGKLTEAGGTLFAGKFQPPRQQPFVVVLDSVDDTSKERVLLDPMVLDPAGHTTIDFFVPTRDGKKLAVSLSKKGTESGDVVIYDVATGKQLPGELVPRVNGGTAGGGVAWNADGTGFFYTRYPRGEERAPEDRDFFQQVYFHKLGTPTEKDTYALGKDFPRIAMTDLESSPDGKYTSALVANGDGGEFMLFLHGPEGKWTQVTKFADKVIGSQFGHDGNLYLLSRQDAPRGKVLRLPLATPSLDKATVLVPEGQASIQGVYAAKTRLYINEQLGGPSQVRMVDLTGKDLGLVPTPPVSSVGGLVSAGGDDVYFSNVSFVQPQAWYRFSVKDGQVAKTALARTSPLDVSDVEVIRTEATSKDGTKVPLTILKKKGTPLNGNNPALLTGYGGFNISISPGFNPLAGLWLEQGGVFAVANLRGGSEFGEKWHAEGSLTKKQNVFDDFYACAKLLVEKKYTQPKKLAIQGGSNGGLLMGAVVTQHPEAYGAVVARVGLYDMLRSERTSNGQFNVTEYGTVKDPEQFKALLAYSPVHNVKDGAKYPPVLFTSGANDPRVDPFHSRKMVARMQAATSGKGPILLRADAETGHGSGTPLSARIEEEVDAYSFIFSQLGVKYLPPAKNLPAPAQK from the coding sequence ATGAAGCTGACCACCGCATTGGCCGCGGCGACCTTGCTGCTGCCACTGGCGTCCCCCGCCGCGGGCAAGGGCCCGTCCAAGCCACCCGTGACGGCGAAGAAGGAAGTGGTGGACACCTACCACGACACCCAGGTCCAGGACCCCTACCAGTGGCTGGAGGCGTCCGACGACGCGAGCGTGAAGCAGTGGAACGACGCGCAGAACGCCCACACGCGCGCCATCCTGGACAAGCTCCCCGGCCGCGAGCCGCTGCGTCAGCGCATCACCCAACTGCTCACCTGGAAGTCGCCGGGCTACGGCAAGCTGACCGAGGCGGGCGGCACCCTCTTCGCCGGGAAGTTCCAGCCACCCCGCCAGCAGCCGTTCGTGGTGGTGCTCGACTCGGTGGACGACACGTCGAAGGAGCGCGTGCTGCTGGACCCGATGGTGCTGGACCCGGCGGGCCACACCACCATCGACTTCTTCGTCCCCACGCGGGACGGCAAGAAGCTGGCGGTGTCGCTGTCGAAGAAGGGCACCGAGAGCGGCGACGTCGTCATCTACGACGTGGCCACGGGCAAGCAGCTGCCGGGTGAGCTGGTGCCGCGGGTCAACGGCGGCACCGCGGGCGGCGGCGTCGCCTGGAACGCGGACGGCACGGGCTTCTTCTACACGCGCTATCCGCGCGGCGAGGAGCGCGCGCCCGAGGACCGCGACTTCTTCCAGCAGGTGTACTTCCACAAGCTGGGCACGCCCACGGAGAAGGACACGTACGCGCTGGGCAAGGACTTCCCGCGCATCGCGATGACCGACCTGGAGTCGTCTCCGGACGGCAAGTACACGTCCGCGCTGGTCGCCAACGGCGACGGCGGCGAGTTCATGCTCTTCCTCCACGGCCCCGAGGGGAAATGGACGCAGGTGACGAAGTTCGCCGACAAGGTCATCGGCTCGCAGTTCGGCCACGACGGCAACCTCTACCTGCTCAGCCGTCAGGACGCGCCGCGCGGCAAGGTACTGCGCCTGCCCCTGGCCACGCCGTCGCTGGACAAGGCCACCGTGCTGGTGCCCGAGGGCCAGGCCAGCATCCAGGGCGTCTACGCGGCCAAGACACGCCTGTACATCAACGAGCAGCTCGGGGGCCCGTCGCAGGTGCGCATGGTGGACCTGACGGGCAAGGACCTGGGCCTCGTCCCCACGCCGCCGGTGTCGTCGGTGGGCGGCCTGGTGAGCGCGGGCGGTGACGACGTCTACTTCAGCAACGTCAGCTTCGTGCAGCCGCAGGCCTGGTACCGCTTCAGCGTCAAGGACGGCCAGGTGGCGAAGACGGCCCTGGCGCGCACCAGCCCGCTGGACGTGAGCGACGTGGAGGTCATCCGCACCGAGGCCACGTCGAAGGACGGCACCAAGGTCCCCCTCACCATCCTCAAGAAGAAGGGCACCCCGCTCAACGGCAACAACCCCGCGCTGCTCACGGGCTACGGCGGCTTCAACATCTCCATCTCCCCGGGCTTCAACCCGCTGGCGGGCCTGTGGCTGGAGCAGGGCGGCGTCTTCGCGGTGGCCAACCTGCGCGGTGGCTCGGAGTTCGGCGAGAAGTGGCACGCCGAGGGCTCGCTGACGAAGAAGCAGAACGTCTTCGACGACTTCTACGCCTGCGCGAAGCTGCTGGTGGAGAAGAAGTACACCCAGCCCAAGAAGCTGGCCATCCAGGGCGGCAGCAACGGCGGCCTGCTGATGGGCGCCGTCGTCACGCAGCACCCGGAGGCCTACGGCGCCGTGGTGGCCCGCGTGGGCCTCTACGACATGCTCCGCTCGGAGCGCACGTCCAACGGCCAGTTCAACGTCACCGAGTACGGCACGGTGAAGGACCCCGAGCAGTTCAAGGCGCTCCTCGCCTACTCCCCCGTCCACAACGTGAAGGACGGCGCGAAGTACCCGCCCGTCCTCTTCACCTCCGGCGCCAATGACCCGCGCGTGGACCCGTTCCACTCGCGGAAGATGGTGGCGCGGATGCAGGCGGCCACCTCGGGCAAGGGCCCCATCCTCCTGCGCGCCGACGCGGAGACGGGCCACGGATCCGGCACCCCGCTCAGCGCGCGCATCGAGGAGGAGGTGGACGCGTACTCGTTCATCTTCAGCCAGCTGGGCGTGAAGTACCTGCCGCCCGCGAAGAACCTGCCCGCGCCCGCGCAGAAGTAG
- the dacB gene encoding D-alanyl-D-alanine carboxypeptidase/D-alanyl-D-alanine endopeptidase, giving the protein MSRALPLSLLLAATALHSGCRHTQPPPQAPSSVDAVAQGLFATLEDEGALASAYVLDATTGEPLYAHREHVRLLPASTMKVVSTASVLSALGPDFRFQTPVSMEGSLVEGLFLGDLVVEPSGDPSLGSWRFPETATACEQVADALHSRGVRQWKGQVRVRGAEDMDVGFGPGWAWDDAAYAYSAAPTAFVFRENVVDLALSRAEGSDCALPPTLQVTPAFATFTAVVRVEPNAERANLSCTRLRSGPGVRCVWRSSATQCPRSATVKLSVDEPQVLFAACVEEALTKRGVPRLPFTLEAPGPLRPPTPEPLVTLVSPPLSELVKVTNKQSLNLYAERLGLRFARERGGLEGYSALSTALAQELTRRGIPARDLRPVDGSGLSRYNLATARGLARVIFTSLREPYGAALVDSLPIAGVDGTLATRPVTPLTAGRIRAKTGTLSGQKCFTGVVDRPGDPAHPRVVFALMLGNMDDGTSLPANEAFDRFAAALVELPLRAP; this is encoded by the coding sequence ATGAGCCGCGCCCTGCCCCTCTCCCTGCTCCTGGCCGCCACCGCCCTGCACTCCGGCTGCCGTCACACCCAACCACCGCCGCAGGCTCCCTCCTCCGTGGACGCGGTGGCCCAGGGCCTGTTCGCCACACTTGAGGACGAGGGAGCACTCGCCAGCGCCTACGTGCTGGACGCGACCACCGGCGAGCCCCTGTATGCGCACCGCGAGCACGTGCGCCTCCTGCCCGCGTCCACCATGAAGGTCGTCTCCACCGCCTCGGTGCTCTCCGCGCTGGGGCCGGACTTCCGCTTCCAGACGCCCGTCTCCATGGAGGGCTCGCTGGTGGAGGGGCTGTTCCTGGGGGACCTCGTCGTGGAGCCCTCGGGAGACCCGTCGCTCGGCTCATGGAGATTCCCGGAGACGGCGACGGCGTGTGAGCAGGTCGCGGACGCGCTCCACTCGCGCGGGGTGCGCCAGTGGAAGGGCCAGGTGCGCGTGCGCGGCGCGGAGGACATGGACGTCGGCTTCGGCCCTGGCTGGGCCTGGGATGATGCCGCGTATGCCTACAGCGCCGCGCCCACCGCGTTCGTCTTCCGGGAGAACGTGGTGGACCTCGCGCTGTCCCGCGCGGAGGGCTCCGACTGCGCGCTGCCTCCGACGCTGCAGGTGACGCCGGCCTTCGCCACCTTCACCGCCGTGGTGCGCGTGGAGCCGAACGCGGAGCGCGCCAACCTCTCCTGCACGCGCCTGCGCTCCGGCCCGGGCGTGAGGTGCGTGTGGCGCTCCTCCGCGACCCAGTGCCCTCGCTCCGCCACCGTGAAGCTCTCCGTGGACGAGCCCCAGGTGCTCTTCGCCGCGTGCGTGGAGGAGGCGCTCACGAAGCGCGGCGTGCCCCGCCTGCCCTTCACCCTGGAGGCCCCCGGCCCGCTGCGTCCTCCGACGCCGGAGCCCCTGGTCACCCTGGTCAGCCCGCCGCTGTCGGAGCTGGTGAAGGTCACCAACAAGCAGTCCCTCAACCTCTACGCGGAGCGGCTGGGCCTGCGCTTCGCTCGCGAGCGGGGTGGCCTGGAAGGCTACTCCGCGCTGAGCACCGCGCTGGCCCAGGAGCTCACCCGCCGAGGCATCCCCGCCCGCGACCTGCGCCCCGTCGATGGCAGCGGCCTGTCGCGCTACAACCTGGCCACCGCGCGGGGACTGGCGCGCGTCATCTTCACCAGCCTGCGGGAGCCCTACGGCGCGGCGCTGGTCGACAGCCTGCCCATCGCGGGAGTCGACGGCACGCTCGCCACCCGGCCCGTCACGCCCCTCACCGCGGGCCGCATCCGCGCGAAGACGGGCACCCTCTCCGGACAGAAGTGCTTCACCGGTGTGGTGGACCGGCCCGGCGACCCCGCGCATCCCCGCGTCGTCTTCGCGCTGATGCTGGGCAACATGGACGACGGCACCTCGCTGCCCGCCAACGAGGCCTTCGACCGCTTCGCCGCCGCGCTGGTCGAGCTTCCCCTGCGCGCCCCGTGA
- a CDS encoding alanine racemase — translation MRGMENASLAALMTPAALVDLDRVESNLQRVSRYTREHGLHWRPHTKTHKTAELTALQLAAGAVGATVATPREAEVMATVTPDILFAYPPVGTARLAKLLSLPPRTKLTVALDSLESLAALSRAAQQAGRDIGVLVELDLGMRRVGVKTPEQAVALARAIAASPSMTWRGVIFYPGHVRAPLHQQDEAVREQNTRLGAFLEVLEREQLKPEVVSGGSTPMLWRSHEVKGLTEIRPGINVLNDRNTASLGACAWDDCAFSVLATVVSTAVPGQVVIDAGSKALAKEEGLAPEGGYGALLDQPDVIVRNVSEEHGLLDVSATSWRPRVGDLVRVVPNHVCAAVNLHERLHVLRGGTVTDTWAVAARSW, via the coding sequence ATGCGCGGCATGGAGAACGCCTCGCTCGCAGCGCTCATGACGCCCGCCGCCCTCGTGGACCTGGACCGCGTGGAGTCAAACCTCCAGCGCGTGTCCCGCTACACGCGCGAGCACGGGCTCCACTGGCGCCCCCACACGAAGACCCACAAGACGGCGGAGCTCACCGCGCTCCAGCTCGCCGCCGGCGCCGTGGGAGCCACCGTCGCCACCCCACGCGAGGCCGAGGTCATGGCCACCGTCACCCCGGACATCCTCTTCGCCTACCCACCCGTGGGCACGGCCCGGCTCGCGAAGCTCCTCTCCCTGCCGCCGCGCACGAAGCTCACCGTGGCGCTCGACTCGCTCGAGTCCCTCGCCGCCCTGAGCCGCGCGGCCCAGCAGGCCGGGCGCGACATCGGCGTGCTGGTGGAGCTGGACCTGGGCATGCGCCGCGTGGGCGTCAAGACACCGGAGCAGGCCGTGGCGCTGGCCCGGGCGATTGCGGCCTCCCCTTCGATGACCTGGCGCGGCGTCATCTTCTATCCCGGGCACGTGCGTGCGCCGCTGCACCAGCAAGATGAAGCCGTGCGGGAGCAGAACACGCGGCTGGGGGCGTTCCTGGAGGTACTGGAGCGCGAGCAGCTGAAGCCCGAGGTCGTCAGCGGCGGCTCCACGCCGATGCTCTGGCGCTCCCACGAGGTGAAGGGCCTGACGGAGATCCGCCCGGGCATCAACGTGCTGAATGATCGCAACACCGCGTCCCTCGGCGCCTGTGCGTGGGACGACTGCGCCTTCTCCGTACTGGCCACCGTGGTGAGCACCGCCGTGCCCGGCCAGGTGGTCATCGACGCGGGCTCCAAGGCCCTGGCCAAGGAAGAGGGCCTCGCCCCCGAGGGTGGCTACGGCGCGCTGCTGGACCAGCCAGACGTCATCGTCCGGAACGTCTCCGAGGAGCATGGCCTGCTGGACGTCTCCGCCACGTCGTGGCGTCCGCGCGTGGGGGACCTCGTGCGGGTCGTCCCGAACCACGTCTGCGCCGCCGTCAACCTGCACGAGCGGCTGCACGTCCTGCGCGGCGGCACCGTGACGGACACCTGGGCCGTCGCGGCGCGCAGCTGGTAG